A single genomic interval of Shewanella psychropiezotolerans harbors:
- a CDS encoding LysR substrate-binding domain-containing protein, with amino-acid sequence MFNWEGVSEFVAVAETESFTQAAKRLGISTAQVSRQVSALETRLATKLFHRTTRKVSVTEAGQVYFQHCRQVLDGLEEAERAITNLQSTPRGRLKITAPVTYGERTLAPLINDFIAKYPELEVKLNLTNLKVDMIDEGYDLAIRLGQLEDSSMMAKKLGKRTHYICASPNYLSTYGIPHSLSELEQHNCLLGTLDYWRFQEGGKTRNIRVRGSLSCNSGRALVDAAVKAIGITQLPDYYVLPYLESGKLMSILEQHRPFDDGIWAIYPQNRHLSPKVRMLIDHLTEKLK; translated from the coding sequence ATGTTTAACTGGGAAGGTGTCAGTGAGTTTGTCGCCGTGGCAGAAACCGAAAGCTTTACTCAGGCAGCAAAACGACTGGGCATATCCACGGCTCAAGTCAGTCGTCAAGTCAGTGCCCTAGAGACCCGCTTAGCCACAAAACTCTTCCACCGCACCACACGTAAGGTCTCGGTAACGGAAGCGGGACAAGTCTATTTTCAACATTGCAGGCAAGTTCTCGATGGGCTAGAAGAGGCTGAAAGAGCGATCACCAACCTGCAGAGCACGCCGCGGGGACGCTTGAAAATAACCGCTCCAGTGACCTATGGCGAGAGAACGCTAGCTCCCTTAATAAATGACTTTATCGCCAAATATCCCGAGCTCGAAGTTAAGCTCAACCTGACTAACCTCAAGGTAGATATGATCGATGAAGGCTATGATCTGGCTATCCGTCTGGGACAACTCGAAGACTCGAGCATGATGGCTAAGAAACTGGGAAAGCGAACACATTATATCTGCGCTTCTCCGAATTACCTTTCGACCTATGGTATCCCCCACTCCTTATCTGAGCTAGAGCAACATAACTGCCTGCTAGGCACCTTAGATTATTGGCGTTTTCAGGAAGGCGGCAAGACCAGAAATATCAGAGTCAGGGGTAGCCTGAGCTGTAACAGCGGCAGAGCTCTGGTCGATGCAGCAGTGAAAGCCATAGGTATCACTCAGTTGCCCGACTATTATGTCTTGCCCTATCTCGAGAGCGGCAAGTTAATGTCAATACTCGAACAACATAGGCCTTTCGATGATGGGATCTGGGCCATCTATCCACAAAACAGGCACCTGTCACCTAAGGTGCGTATGTTGATCGATCATCTGACAGAAAAGCTAAAATAA
- a CDS encoding phosphate-starvation-inducible PsiE family protein — protein MTLVILWGVIDVQIVIATALMAISRKIIVLDFKEVDAEYVWASAAVIIALGVTYWLIAFKQKEALTDS, from the coding sequence ATGACTCTAGTCATTTTATGGGGCGTGATAGATGTGCAGATAGTGATAGCGACAGCACTGATGGCCATATCACGAAAGATCATAGTACTGGATTTTAAAGAGGTTGATGCCGAATACGTCTGGGCTTCTGCCGCGGTCATTATCGCCCTAGGTGTAACCTATTGGTTGATCGCGTTTAAACAGAAAGAAGCTTTGACAGATTCTTAG
- a CDS encoding DksA/TraR family C4-type zinc finger protein: MAGGWSRDGAVQEQIDSSVGEAVAQARGKLSAGSGLAHCEECGTEIPLARRDAVPGVRLCISCQAEQDNLQTKMAGYNRRGSKDSQLR, translated from the coding sequence ATGGCTGGAGGTTGGTCAAGAGATGGCGCGGTGCAAGAGCAAATAGATAGCAGTGTGGGTGAGGCCGTTGCACAAGCCAGAGGGAAATTAAGTGCAGGTTCGGGTCTGGCTCATTGCGAAGAGTGCGGCACCGAAATTCCACTGGCACGTCGAGATGCAGTACCTGGCGTTCGTTTGTGCATTAGTTGCCAAGCTGAGCAAGATAATCTACAGACAAAGATGGCTGGTTATAACCGACGTGGTAGTAAAGACAGTCAATTACGATGA
- a CDS encoding S-(hydroxymethyl)glutathione dehydrogenase/class III alcohol dehydrogenase, whose protein sequence is MTAQTIKSKAAVAWAVGQPLSMEIVDVMPPQKGEVRIKMVATGVCHTDAFTLSGDDPEGIFPCILGHEGGGIVESIGEGVTSVKVGDHVIPLYTPECGECKFCKSGKTNLCQKIRETQGKGLMPDGTTRFSKDGKDIFHYMGTSTFSEYTVLPEISLAKVNPEAPLEEVCLLGCGVTTGMGAVMNTAKVEEGATVAIFGMGGIGLSAVIGATMAKAGRIIVIDINESKFALARKLGATDFINPKDYDKPIQDVIVELTDGGVDYSFECIGNVNVMRSALECCHKGWGESVVIGVAGAGQEISTRPFQLVTGRVWKGSAFGGVKGRSELPDYVERYMAGEFKLSDFITHTMGLEQVNDAFDLMHEGKSIRTVIHFDK, encoded by the coding sequence ATGACAGCACAAACAATCAAATCTAAAGCCGCCGTAGCTTGGGCCGTTGGCCAACCTCTGTCTATGGAAATTGTCGATGTTATGCCACCACAAAAAGGTGAAGTGCGCATTAAGATGGTCGCTACCGGCGTATGCCATACCGATGCTTTCACACTCTCGGGTGATGATCCTGAGGGGATTTTTCCGTGTATTTTAGGTCACGAAGGTGGCGGCATCGTCGAGTCTATCGGTGAAGGCGTGACGAGTGTAAAGGTCGGCGACCATGTTATTCCACTTTATACCCCTGAGTGTGGTGAGTGTAAGTTCTGTAAATCAGGTAAGACAAACCTGTGTCAGAAAATCCGTGAGACTCAAGGTAAAGGCTTGATGCCAGACGGTACCACTCGTTTCTCCAAAGACGGTAAAGACATCTTCCATTACATGGGCACTTCTACTTTCTCTGAGTACACAGTTCTGCCTGAGATATCTCTGGCTAAGGTCAACCCAGAGGCGCCATTAGAAGAAGTGTGTTTGTTAGGTTGCGGTGTAACAACCGGTATGGGCGCGGTGATGAATACGGCTAAGGTCGAAGAGGGCGCAACTGTTGCTATCTTCGGTATGGGCGGTATCGGTCTGTCTGCTGTTATTGGTGCGACTATGGCAAAAGCTGGCCGCATCATAGTTATCGACATCAACGAGAGTAAGTTTGCCCTGGCTCGTAAGCTTGGTGCTACCGATTTTATCAACCCTAAAGATTATGATAAGCCAATACAGGATGTCATCGTTGAGCTTACAGATGGCGGCGTCGACTACTCCTTCGAGTGTATCGGTAACGTCAACGTGATGCGCTCGGCGCTTGAGTGCTGTCATAAGGGATGGGGCGAGTCTGTGGTTATCGGTGTCGCTGGTGCAGGCCAGGAGATCTCAACCCGTCCATTCCAGCTCGTCACTGGCCGTGTGTGGAAAGGTTCAGCGTTCGGTGGCGTTAAAGGTCGCTCTGAGTTACCTGACTATGTTGAACGTTACATGGCGGGTGAGTTTAAGTTAAGTGACTTTATCACTCATACCATGGGTCTTGAGCAGGTCAATGATGCATTCGATCTTATGCATGAAGGCAAGAGCATTCGTACCGTGATCCATTTCGATAAGTAG
- the fghA gene encoding S-formylglutathione hydrolase: MTVENLSSNKSFGGWNKQYSHQSTSLNCAMRFAIYLPPQASNGQKVPVLYWLSGLTCSDENFMHKAGAQRLAAELGMAIVAPDTSPRGRDVADDEGYDLGQGAGFYVNATQAPWNKHYQMYDYIVHELPALIESMFPVTDKRSIAGHSMGGHGALVIALRNSAAYQSVSAYSPISNPINCPWGKKAFTAYLGRDTSVWSDYDASTLMRNASEGNGLSFVPALVSQGEADDFLVEQLKPEMLQAAAKASGYPLVLESHEGYDHSYFFIASFMEQHLKFHAEYLKSN; the protein is encoded by the coding sequence ATGACAGTAGAAAATCTCAGTAGTAATAAGAGCTTTGGTGGCTGGAACAAGCAATATAGTCACCAATCCACGAGCTTAAATTGTGCCATGCGTTTCGCCATCTACCTGCCACCACAAGCATCGAATGGCCAGAAAGTACCAGTACTTTATTGGTTATCTGGTTTGACCTGTAGCGATGAAAACTTCATGCACAAAGCGGGTGCCCAGCGTTTGGCTGCTGAGCTCGGTATGGCTATCGTTGCGCCGGATACCAGTCCCCGTGGCAGAGACGTTGCCGACGATGAGGGCTACGACTTAGGTCAAGGTGCCGGTTTCTATGTCAATGCGACGCAAGCGCCGTGGAACAAGCACTATCAGATGTATGATTACATAGTCCATGAGTTACCCGCCCTGATTGAGTCCATGTTTCCGGTGACCGATAAGCGTTCTATTGCCGGGCACTCAATGGGCGGACATGGCGCCTTAGTCATAGCCCTGAGAAACAGTGCTGCTTACCAGTCTGTGTCGGCTTATAGTCCTATCAGCAATCCGATAAATTGCCCCTGGGGCAAGAAAGCCTTTACCGCTTACTTAGGCCGGGACACATCCGTTTGGTCTGACTATGATGCCAGTACCTTAATGCGTAACGCCTCAGAGGGAAATGGTTTGTCATTTGTTCCAGCTCTGGTTAGTCAAGGCGAAGCGGATGACTTCTTAGTCGAGCAGCTTAAACCTGAGATGTTGCAAGCTGCGGCTAAGGCGAGTGGTTATCCTCTAGTGCTTGAAAGCCATGAAGGTTACGACCATAGCTACTTTTTCATTGCCAGTTTCATGGAACAACACTTGAAATTTCATGCAGAATATCTTAAATCTAATTAG
- the dinB gene encoding DNA polymerase IV, with translation MKKIIHIDMDCYFAAVEMRDFPELRGKPIAVGGRSDRRGVISTCNYEARVFGVRSAMASGYALKLCPDLVLVPGRMSVYKEVSMQIREVFARYTDLIEPLSLDEAYLDVTDCTLCQGSATLIAEAIRLEIFEVTGLTASAGIAPVKFLAKVASDLNKPNGQYVITPDMISPFVKSLPLTKIPGVGKVTGKKLEDIGLKTCGDLQDYPQSALIERFGKFGAVLIERAQGLDERGISPHRERKSVGVETTLAKDIYTLEQCHGVMPQLIQELAARVTRSAKDRSINKQVVKLKFSDFKQTTIEHRADEMSVKLFYDLLLQALERQQGRGIRLLGVSVGLASQSAINTRAAESGVKESQMDLGF, from the coding sequence TTGAAGAAAATAATTCATATCGACATGGACTGCTATTTTGCCGCGGTCGAGATGCGTGACTTTCCTGAGTTGAGGGGCAAGCCCATAGCTGTGGGAGGGCGCAGTGATCGCCGCGGAGTGATCAGCACCTGTAACTATGAGGCGCGGGTCTTCGGTGTCCGTTCGGCCATGGCTTCAGGCTATGCATTAAAACTTTGCCCCGATCTGGTATTGGTGCCTGGGCGCATGTCGGTCTACAAAGAGGTCTCGATGCAGATCCGTGAAGTTTTTGCTCGCTATACCGACTTGATTGAGCCTCTTTCTTTGGATGAAGCTTATCTGGATGTCACCGACTGCACTTTATGCCAGGGCTCGGCTACCTTGATAGCTGAAGCCATCAGGCTGGAGATCTTCGAGGTCACAGGCCTTACGGCTTCAGCCGGTATTGCGCCGGTTAAATTTCTTGCCAAGGTCGCCTCAGATCTGAATAAACCTAACGGACAATATGTGATTACCCCGGATATGATCTCTCCTTTTGTGAAAAGCTTACCCCTGACTAAGATCCCTGGTGTGGGCAAGGTGACGGGCAAGAAGCTTGAGGATATTGGCCTTAAAACCTGCGGCGATCTACAGGACTATCCCCAATCGGCCCTGATTGAGCGTTTTGGGAAATTTGGCGCTGTCTTGATTGAGCGGGCTCAAGGCTTAGATGAGCGCGGTATCTCGCCACACAGAGAGCGTAAATCTGTGGGAGTCGAGACGACATTGGCAAAAGATATCTACACTCTGGAGCAATGTCATGGTGTGATGCCTCAGCTTATTCAGGAGCTGGCGGCTCGGGTGACGCGTAGCGCTAAAGATCGCAGCATCAACAAACAAGTGGTTAAGCTTAAATTTAGTGATTTTAAACAGACCACCATAGAGCACAGAGCCGATGAGATGTCGGTGAAGTTATTTTATGATCTGCTCTTACAAGCGCTGGAACGCCAGCAGGGGAGAGGCATTCGTTTATTAGGAGTATCTGTCGGATTAGCGAGTCAGTCGGCGATTAACACCAGAGCGGCAGAGAGTGGAGTGAAAGAGTCGCAGATGGACTTAGGATTTTAA
- a CDS encoding aminoacyl-histidine dipeptidase — translation MTAISQLQPQALWQWFDQICAIPHPSKHEQALSEHIQAWARDKQLEVVEDKVGNLIIKKPATPGMENRKTVVLQAHIDMVPQKNSDKVHDFEKDPIIPYVDGDWVKAQGTTLGSDNGIGMASALAVLGADDIPHGPLEVLLTIDEEAGMTGAFGLEAGYLDAEILINTDSEQEGEIYMGCAGGVDAQISVPMVWQAPESSNLTYTLTLSGLKGGHSGVNIHLGRGNANKLLARFLFNHADDLALELTDFTGGSLRNAIPREASVSFMLPAENITKLEAQIQEFQALIRAELAIADPDMLLELAEVPAAKQVMSEDTQNMLVDLLNTCPNGVIRMSDEVEGVTETSLNVGVISTETQSVEILCLIRSLIDSGREEVESVLTSLTNLAGVEIEFSGAYPGWKPDNSSPVMALVRETYDDIYNKKPVIMVIHAGLECGLFKKPYPEMDMVSIGPTIRYPHSPDEKVLIETVGQYYKLLLAVLERIPEKG, via the coding sequence GTGACAGCAATAAGCCAACTACAACCTCAAGCACTCTGGCAGTGGTTCGATCAGATCTGTGCGATCCCGCACCCTTCTAAGCATGAGCAAGCGCTCAGCGAGCACATTCAAGCTTGGGCTAGAGACAAGCAACTTGAAGTTGTTGAAGATAAAGTCGGTAACCTCATCATCAAGAAGCCGGCCACGCCAGGCATGGAAAACCGTAAAACAGTGGTCCTGCAAGCCCATATCGATATGGTGCCACAGAAGAACTCAGATAAGGTTCATGATTTTGAGAAAGACCCTATCATTCCTTACGTGGATGGTGACTGGGTTAAGGCTCAGGGCACGACTCTGGGTTCTGACAATGGCATTGGCATGGCGTCTGCGTTAGCCGTTTTGGGCGCAGATGATATCCCTCACGGCCCATTGGAAGTCCTGTTAACTATCGATGAAGAGGCAGGCATGACAGGCGCTTTTGGCCTGGAAGCCGGTTATCTCGATGCCGAGATCCTGATCAACACAGATTCTGAGCAAGAAGGCGAGATCTACATGGGCTGCGCCGGTGGTGTAGACGCCCAGATCAGTGTGCCTATGGTGTGGCAAGCCCCAGAGTCGAGCAATTTGACATACACCTTGACCCTCTCGGGTTTAAAAGGCGGCCATTCGGGTGTGAACATACATCTTGGACGTGGTAATGCCAACAAGCTGCTGGCCCGTTTCCTGTTTAACCATGCCGATGACTTGGCGCTGGAATTAACTGACTTCACCGGTGGTTCTCTGCGTAACGCCATCCCACGTGAAGCCAGCGTCAGCTTTATGCTACCCGCTGAAAATATCACTAAACTTGAGGCTCAGATCCAAGAGTTTCAGGCACTAATAAGGGCAGAGCTAGCCATTGCCGATCCCGATATGTTACTCGAGCTAGCCGAAGTGCCAGCGGCCAAGCAAGTGATGAGCGAAGATACTCAAAATATGCTGGTTGACCTACTCAATACTTGTCCAAATGGCGTCATTCGCATGAGTGATGAGGTTGAAGGTGTTACTGAGACTTCATTAAATGTCGGCGTCATCAGCACAGAAACACAGAGCGTTGAGATTCTATGCTTAATTCGCTCACTGATAGATTCAGGTCGTGAGGAAGTCGAGAGCGTATTAACCTCACTGACAAACTTAGCCGGCGTCGAGATAGAGTTCAGCGGTGCTTACCCGGGATGGAAGCCAGACAACAGCTCACCTGTGATGGCCCTGGTGCGTGAAACCTATGACGACATCTACAACAAGAAGCCGGTGATCATGGTGATCCATGCGGGTCTTGAGTGTGGACTGTTCAAGAAACCTTACCCTGAGATGGACATGGTATCGATTGGTCCAACTATCCGCTACCCACATAGTCCTGATGAGAAAGTACTCATAGAAACGGTAGGCCAGTACTACAAGCTGCTATTAGCAGTTCTGGAACGTATTCCAGAGAAAGGTTAA
- a CDS encoding M17 family metallopeptidase: MAQVNFVDVLDDDAIFEGSGWDALVIIATDISKSGFDEVTLLAEHGAKVDKRVGQSPTLLFAPGLAGGRLIISPVKNSKDDFEDVRIFADAARAGIKLARDAGAIRPLMVVAGDGHERYQFSTQVAALSCGQELWQTLERREVSGDTPAFEAIGLFNSTQASQSLNAIEAGRNLARDLCGTEPERMSAAAFADYCVAAYQDSGLKVCVVEDRDVLERDYPLLSAVGRSSFAVSRHQPRVVKLEYVGEGEIEHTYFYAGKGVIYDTGGADIKVAGGMAGMSRDKGGAAAVAGLMKTLSMLKPKGIRVVAELGLVRNSIGSEAFVTDEIITSHAGVRVRIGNTDAEGRLVLADLLSHLRIKAEKSVKPELFSVATLTGHVVRCFGGYTATVENAVAKQAGVAASMANLGLAWGEPIEQSVLRREDFAKIVDPSGAADILSSNNGPSSVTARGHQYPAAFLLEASGLSAHGLSSNKAMAFTHVDIAGSATEGHPLYGSPTATPLVGLFQYMTSK, encoded by the coding sequence ATGGCTCAGGTTAATTTTGTTGATGTACTCGATGATGATGCAATCTTCGAAGGCAGTGGTTGGGATGCTTTGGTTATCATAGCCACAGATATCAGTAAATCTGGTTTTGACGAGGTGACATTGCTGGCGGAGCACGGCGCTAAGGTCGATAAGCGCGTAGGACAATCTCCGACGCTATTGTTTGCCCCAGGACTCGCTGGTGGCCGCTTGATCATCTCACCGGTGAAGAACAGTAAGGATGATTTTGAAGATGTGCGTATTTTTGCCGATGCGGCGAGAGCGGGCATCAAGCTAGCCAGAGATGCCGGTGCTATTCGTCCTTTAATGGTTGTTGCTGGTGACGGTCATGAGCGCTACCAATTTTCTACCCAAGTCGCTGCTTTATCCTGTGGTCAGGAATTGTGGCAAACCCTTGAGAGACGTGAAGTCAGTGGCGACACGCCAGCATTTGAGGCCATAGGCCTGTTCAATTCGACCCAAGCTAGCCAGAGCCTGAATGCCATAGAGGCTGGCAGAAACTTAGCCAGAGATCTATGTGGCACAGAGCCGGAGCGCATGTCTGCAGCAGCCTTTGCAGATTATTGTGTTGCTGCCTATCAAGATTCCGGTTTGAAGGTTTGTGTGGTGGAAGACAGAGATGTTTTGGAGCGGGATTACCCTCTGCTTAGCGCCGTAGGACGCTCGTCATTTGCGGTTTCCAGGCATCAGCCCCGTGTGGTTAAACTTGAGTATGTTGGCGAAGGTGAGATAGAACATACCTACTTCTATGCGGGTAAAGGCGTTATCTATGATACCGGCGGCGCGGATATCAAGGTTGCCGGTGGCATGGCTGGCATGAGCCGAGATAAAGGTGGCGCGGCGGCAGTCGCTGGCCTGATGAAGACACTTTCTATGCTTAAGCCAAAGGGGATCCGTGTGGTTGCCGAGCTTGGCTTGGTGCGTAATAGCATAGGCAGCGAAGCCTTCGTTACCGATGAGATCATCACAAGCCATGCCGGCGTTCGAGTCAGAATTGGCAATACTGATGCGGAAGGTCGCCTCGTACTGGCGGACTTGCTTTCTCATTTGCGGATCAAAGCAGAAAAATCTGTTAAGCCTGAGCTCTTTTCGGTGGCGACATTAACCGGCCATGTGGTGCGCTGTTTCGGCGGATATACTGCCACCGTAGAAAATGCTGTGGCGAAGCAGGCGGGCGTGGCTGCCAGTATGGCTAACTTAGGGCTGGCTTGGGGCGAGCCTATCGAGCAGTCTGTGCTGCGCCGTGAAGATTTTGCCAAGATAGTCGATCCATCGGGTGCGGCGGATATACTCTCATCCAATAATGGACCGTCATCGGTAACGGCTCGTGGTCATCAGTATCCAGCAGCCTTTTTATTGGAAGCATCGGGTCTGAGTGCCCATGGTCTTAGCTCTAATAAGGCAATGGCCTTCACCCATGTAGATATCGCGGGCAGTGCTACTGAAGGCCATCCACTTTATGGCAGCCCAACGGCCACACCACTTGTCGGTCTTTTTCAGTACATGACCAGTAAATGA
- a CDS encoding NCS2 family permease, whose protein sequence is MASPATLVTMGDITAFPAVMAAVGFFLIIAMVQRGMKSAVVVSILSITLLGLLFGDVQYTGVVSMPPSIMPTFMKMDLASVLEISMLSVVFAFLFVDLFDTSGTLVAVAQRGGFLDDKGRLPRLKRALTADSTATIAGAMLGTSTTTSYIESTAGVSAGGRTGLTAVVVGVLFLLSLFISPLAGMVPAYATAGALFYVAILMMSGLVHVEWEDLTEAAPVVVVCILMPLTFSIATGIAMGFISYAVIKLMSGRYKDLNVGVVVLALLFIAKFIHG, encoded by the coding sequence GTGGCGAGTCCTGCAACTCTAGTGACCATGGGAGATATCACAGCCTTTCCTGCCGTGATGGCGGCTGTGGGATTTTTCTTGATCATCGCCATGGTACAGCGGGGGATGAAATCGGCTGTGGTGGTGAGTATTCTGTCTATTACTCTACTCGGATTACTGTTTGGTGACGTGCAATATACAGGGGTGGTTTCTATGCCTCCCTCTATCATGCCGACTTTTATGAAGATGGATCTTGCCAGTGTGCTTGAGATCAGCATGTTATCGGTGGTATTCGCCTTCTTGTTTGTCGACTTGTTTGATACCTCTGGCACCTTAGTCGCCGTGGCCCAGCGAGGCGGATTCTTGGATGATAAGGGACGTCTGCCCAGGCTTAAACGCGCATTAACTGCCGATAGTACGGCCACCATAGCCGGGGCCATGTTAGGAACTTCGACAACGACCAGCTATATCGAGTCTACTGCTGGTGTCAGCGCTGGTGGCCGTACGGGCTTAACCGCTGTGGTGGTTGGTGTTCTTTTCTTACTCTCGCTATTTATCTCACCACTGGCTGGCATGGTGCCTGCCTATGCAACGGCTGGAGCTTTGTTTTATGTGGCTATTCTGATGATGTCAGGCCTAGTACATGTGGAGTGGGAAGACTTGACCGAAGCAGCCCCCGTTGTAGTGGTTTGTATATTGATGCCACTGACATTTTCAATTGCGACGGGCATTGCTATGGGGTTCATTTCTTACGCCGTGATAAAATTGATGAGTGGTCGTTATAAAGATCTCAATGTCGGCGTGGTGGTGTTGGCTTTACTCTTTATCGCGAAATTTATCCATGGCTAA
- the proB gene encoding glutamate 5-kinase, translated as MNLSEIGYRRVVVKLGTSVLTSGSKQLDKAHMVELARQMATLMKAGVEVVLCTSGAIAAGREHLGYPELPDTVANKQLLAAVGQSQLILAWSQLFSIYGLHVGQMLLTRADLHDRERYLNARDSLNALLAHGIIPIINENDAVATNEIKVGDNDNLSARAALLCDADLLILLTDQQGLFDADPRSNPDAKLIKQVVNIDDSLRMLAGGAVSGLGTGGMATKLQAADIARRAGVEVVIASGHHPQVIQKSVCKAPVGTHFTALENPLESRKQWILAGQATKGKLVLDQGAVLAVTQKGRSLLSKGIIEVQGEFERGATLQLIDRDGKEYARGMSRYSAKDLIKIAGKHSDNIESLLGYDYGDAIVHRNDMVVL; from the coding sequence ATGAATTTAAGTGAGATTGGTTACCGCCGCGTAGTGGTAAAATTGGGAACGAGTGTACTGACATCCGGCAGCAAGCAGCTAGATAAGGCACACATGGTCGAGTTAGCAAGGCAGATGGCGACGCTGATGAAAGCGGGCGTCGAAGTCGTCTTGTGTACTTCGGGGGCGATCGCGGCAGGGAGAGAGCACTTAGGTTACCCCGAACTCCCCGATACGGTAGCCAATAAACAACTGTTAGCGGCCGTTGGCCAGAGTCAGCTTATTCTAGCCTGGTCACAACTTTTCAGTATCTATGGCTTACACGTGGGTCAGATGCTGCTCACTCGCGCCGACCTTCACGATCGGGAGCGCTACCTCAACGCCAGAGATTCACTCAATGCACTGCTCGCTCATGGCATTATCCCCATCATCAATGAGAATGATGCGGTGGCGACCAATGAGATTAAGGTGGGGGATAATGACAATCTCTCGGCTAGAGCGGCGCTGCTTTGTGATGCAGACTTGCTTATCTTGTTAACGGATCAGCAGGGTTTATTTGATGCTGATCCCCGCTCAAATCCCGATGCCAAGCTTATCAAGCAAGTGGTCAATATCGATGACAGCCTGCGCATGTTAGCCGGCGGTGCCGTGTCTGGTCTGGGAACCGGTGGTATGGCGACAAAACTGCAGGCGGCGGATATCGCCCGTCGGGCTGGCGTAGAGGTGGTTATCGCCTCGGGTCATCATCCTCAGGTGATACAAAAATCTGTCTGTAAGGCGCCCGTAGGCACTCATTTCACCGCGTTGGAAAATCCGCTGGAGAGCCGTAAACAGTGGATTTTAGCGGGTCAGGCTACTAAAGGTAAACTGGTGCTCGACCAAGGTGCAGTATTGGCGGTGACGCAGAAGGGACGAAGCCTACTCTCTAAAGGCATAATTGAAGTGCAGGGCGAGTTTGAACGCGGGGCAACTCTGCAGCTTATTGACCGTGACGGTAAAGAATATGCCAGAGGCATGAGCCGTTATAGCGCCAAAGATCTTATCAAGATAGCGGGGAAACATTCAGACAATATTGAGTCTCTGCTCGGCTATGACTATGGCGATGCCATCGTGCATCGCAACGATATGGTCGTTCTTTAA
- a CDS encoding glutamate-5-semialdehyde dehydrogenase, translating to MIENNQVNIQTLGQQAKQASYALAGLNGLQKKALLEAIAAKLNEKSDVIVAANAKDVAAAKDNGLNDAMVDRLLLDESRLNAVITDIDNVINLSDPVGTELESQLLDNGLRLSRRRVPLGVIGVIYEARPNVTVDIAVLALKTGNAVILRGGKETLQSNLALSEAIREAVVEQGLPADAVQLIKSPDRSLVSALLKLDKYVDMIVPRGGPNLQRLCAEQATIPVILGGVGICHLYADKDADIDKSIQVITNAKVQRPTVCNALDTVLIHRDIAAKMLPQLYQILAALGVSFYGCDKAIAIAEKQGVAIETATEETYAQEWLSLALGIKVVDDMDGAISHIRIYSSGHSEGILTDNIHASAEFINQVDSAAVYVNASTRFTDGGQFGLGAEVAVSTQKLHARGPMGLEALTTYKWIGVGEYTSRS from the coding sequence GTGATAGAGAATAACCAAGTAAATATACAGACACTCGGTCAACAAGCCAAACAGGCAAGCTATGCACTTGCGGGGCTGAATGGACTTCAAAAAAAGGCTTTGCTCGAAGCGATTGCGGCTAAGTTGAATGAAAAAAGTGATGTTATTGTCGCTGCTAATGCGAAAGATGTGGCAGCTGCGAAAGATAATGGCCTCAATGATGCTATGGTCGATCGTTTACTACTGGATGAGTCACGTCTTAATGCTGTGATTACAGATATCGATAACGTGATCAATTTGAGCGATCCCGTCGGCACTGAGCTCGAGAGCCAGCTACTGGATAATGGTCTGCGCCTGTCCCGTCGTCGGGTCCCGCTTGGGGTCATCGGCGTTATCTACGAAGCGCGTCCCAATGTCACCGTCGATATTGCTGTGTTAGCGCTTAAGACTGGCAATGCGGTGATACTGCGTGGCGGCAAGGAAACCTTGCAGTCGAATCTGGCCTTGAGCGAAGCTATACGCGAAGCTGTGGTCGAGCAAGGATTACCCGCCGATGCGGTGCAGCTGATTAAAAGTCCGGATCGTAGTCTGGTATCGGCTCTGCTTAAGCTGGATAAATATGTCGACATGATAGTGCCTCGCGGTGGTCCAAATCTGCAGCGTTTATGCGCCGAGCAGGCGACGATACCTGTGATTTTGGGCGGCGTTGGCATCTGCCATCTCTACGCCGATAAAGATGCCGATATTGACAAGTCTATTCAAGTCATCACCAATGCTAAGGTGCAGCGACCTACCGTGTGTAATGCGCTGGATACGGTATTAATCCATCGAGATATTGCCGCAAAGATGTTACCTCAACTGTATCAGATACTTGCAGCCTTAGGTGTGAGCTTTTATGGCTGCGATAAGGCAATCGCTATTGCAGAAAAGCAAGGGGTGGCAATCGAGACTGCCACCGAAGAAACTTATGCACAAGAGTGGTTATCACTGGCCTTAGGCATCAAGGTTGTCGATGATATGGATGGGGCGATAAGTCATATCAGAATCTACTCCAGCGGACACTCGGAAGGGATATTAACCGATAATATTCACGCCTCGGCAGAGTTTATCAATCAGGTGGACTCGGCAGCCGTTTACGTCAATGCCAGTACCCGCTTTACCGATGGCGGCCAGTTTGGCCTAGGCGCCGAGGTGGCGGTGAGCACCCAGAAACTCCATGCTCGTGGTCCCA